The nucleotide sequence CAAACGAGCATCATCTCCTTGGCGCAGAAGCGAAGCATTGGTTAAGTCAACAGAGGTACCAACATTGCCCAAGTTCTGGTTGATAGCGGCCACCAACGTCTGAACTGCTACATCGTTGGAACCTGAAACAACCAAACTGCGTCCGCGAGCAGCCTTCAGCTCAGCAGCAGCCTGTTTCAACTGCTTGTTGGTTGTATTGCTAGTGCCTCCTACAATCTCGTTATACAGGGCCAAAGTGGTGGCACCCATTTCCGATGGCTTGATTGGAACACGGATATCAGCATTTGAGCCAGTCAAAGACAACATAGTCTCGAACTGGAAGTGGCGCGACATGCTCCGCTTCTCACTAGACACCTTGCGGTTCGTGATATACTGTGAAGCATATTCAACAGGAGAAATCCAGGTACCTAAGAAGTCAGCACCTAAACTTACAATAACGTCGGCTTTGCTGAAATCGAAAGCAGGCAGCACTCCACCGTTGGCCCGTAGCAATGCCGACTGTGAGTTGGCATCATACATTACATGTTCGGTGTTTGGGTACCGAGCTGCGAAGTCAGCAATAACCCGCTTTGTGCTAGGGCTAATAATAGTTGGCGACACAATGGCAATTCGGCCCGTAGCGCTAGCTAGCTTAGTCCGAATTTCCTGATCGACCCGATCTTTCTCTGCTGGCTGGCCCTTGATAGCAAAGTGCTGCAAACGGCCTTTGTCGTACAAGTTCAAAACGGAAGCCTGAGCACGCGCTGATAAGCCACCACGTGTTACAGGAGACTCAGGGTTACCTTCCAGTTTGATTGGACGCCCTTCGCGAGTCTTTACGAGGATACTGTTATAGTCAGTACCGTTGAAATAAGTAGATGCGTAGAAGTTGGCGATGCCTGGATCTACTTCTTCTGGTTTGTTCAAATAAGGAATAGCCTTACGAACAGGGGCCTCACAGCTAGCCAATGTAGCAGCCGCGATACCAAAACCCATGAGCTTGAGAAAGTCACGGCGTGGAGCAGCCGAGGTATCCGAAGAACCACGGGACTCCTTTATGGGCAGATAGTCCGAGAATTCGCTGAACGCGTTTTTCACGAACTCTGGCGAGTTCTCTAATTCCTCAATTCCCTTCCAGTACTTGGGCGATTCTTGCATTTGTTATGGGGACTTAGGGTCTTGGGCAGTTGGAGTGTAATGTTGGCTCCATATCACTCCCAAGTTTTAAGGCTTATTGTTAAAGCTTTGTGAAGGGAGCGTGCCAGTCCATAAGAAATAGACTAGCACGCTCCTAGCAACTTAGTAGTGGCACTTCGAGCACTCCGTACCGCCGTTTGACGATACCGTGAACGGAGCAGCACCATTGGCTTGGTCATGCAACTTCACCAAGTTATTGTAGTACCCGTTACCCTTTGTGTTGAGTGGCGTCTCGCGGTGGCAGTTAATGCACCAGCCCATAGTCAACGGCGAGTACTGATATACCACTTCCATATTCTGGATAGGGCCGTGGCAAGTCTGGCATTCAATACCTCCTACCTGCGTATGCTGGGAGTGGTTGAAATAAGCCAAATCAGGCAAGTTGTGTACACGTACCCATTGGATAGGCTGCTTACGCTCAATAGCACGGTAGATTTTCTTGATTTCCTGCGACTCTGTTTTGATCTGCGAGTGGCAGTTCATACAGATGTTGGCCGATGGAATGTTTGCTGACTTACTCTTATAAACCGAAGTATGGCAGTATGCGCAGTTGATCTGGTGTTCGCCAGCGTGCAATTTGTGTGAGAAAGCAATGGGCTGCGTAGGCTGGTACCCTTGCATCAAACCGATGCCCATGGCTCCTTGTACTGATTCGTAGAGTAACACCAAGGTGAATACCACACCAGCACCAATACGAATAGCAGAAGACTTGTACAGCTTGCTCCAATCGAAACGCTGCTCTAGAATTTCTACGTCGCGGCCATCGAGGTCTTTACGACCACGCAGGACATCTTTCATGATGTTGGCAATAATAACCAACGTCACTACAAGCACGATAAGAACAACCACCAACACAATCAGAAGGATGTCAGCGTATTGTCCGGCACCAGCGGCACCTTCGCCTCCTTCACCAAGTTTGGTGTCAGTTGCAGGGTTGTCTTTGTTGACACCAGTGCCACCACCTGTAGCGGATGCTCCTCCACCTTCTTGGGAAGTAACCCAAGCCAGAATAGAAGTGATTTCCTGATCTGACAGCTGGAAGCTAGGCATCTGCTGCTTCTGATACTGGTTGAAGATCTTCACAGCATACTCGTCACCACTGGCCACGACTTTGCTGGAGTTCTTGATCCAAGGAATCAGCCAAGATACCGGACGACGCTTGGTAATGCCAGCCAAGGCTGGTCCAACTACTACATCATTCACAGCGTGGCACTGAGCACAGTTGCCTTTGAATAATGCGTCACCAGCGGCAATGGCAGCTGCGTCGCCGCCACCGGCACCGGGAGTTGCTCCTGCAGCGGGGGCAGCAGCAGCGGCGGGTGTTGCTCCGTCAGTGGAGCCTGGGGTTACCCCTTCTTGGCTCACGGCCGGAGCCGCGCCTACGTCTTGCGCCGAGGAATTACCCACGGCGGTAAACGTTAGAAACAGAGCTAAAAAGAGGTGAGAAAAGGAACGAAGGCGAATGCTATTCATAGCACATTTTTACTATAAGGAAAGAAACGCGAGGGGGTGCTTCAAGGCCACAAATGTAGGTCAGGAATCGTAGAGAACAAACCAGAAAAGCCTAATTCTCGCCTAGCTGAGCTTGTTTGGAATCATTCTTGATACCATTTGTCTTGCACCTTATACTATAGGTGCAGCAAGCAGACCTAACCCGGCTTCCCTCTACTTACCAGCCCACGACTGCTTGTCATTTAGCTAACCTATTTCGCACGGCGAAGGTTTGCTAACTGACACCCAAATTGTTAAGAACTGTAACTTAGAAAGATTTTATCACTGAAGGTGGGAAGCGCGCGGGAAAAACTGTATCTTTGCCGGCTCATTAATTTTTTCACAATCAAATTCTACCCCGTCGTAATGGAAGTAAGAAATTACGAGACGGTCTTCATTTTGACTCCCGTGCTGAACGAGGGCCAAGTGCAAGAGACGGTCGAGAAGTTCTCGCAGGTGCTTAAGGAAAATGGCGCCGACATCATCAACACTGAAGCTTGGGGCCTAAAAAAATTGGCGTATCCAATTCAGAAAAAAAATACGGGCTACTACTTCCTCGTGGAGTTCACTGGCTCGGGTAACATCGTGGACACGCTGGAACTTGCTTTCCGCCGGGACGAGCGGATCATCCGCTTCCTCACCACCGTTTTGGACAAGCATGCTGTAGCCTACAGCCAGCGCCGCCGCAACGGGGAGATGAACCAGCAGAAAGCCCAGAAACAATCGGAAGCCGTAGCCCAGTAATTTAGCCCCATGAGCCTCGCCAACGAACGTATCCACAAGCAGGATACCCGCAAAAAGTACTGCCGCTTCAAGAAGAACGGTATCAAGTATGTTGATTACAAAGACCCGAACTTCTTGTTGAAGTTTGTGAACGAGCAGGGCCGCATCTTACCCCGCCGTATCACAGGCACCAGCCTGAAGTTCCAGCGTAAAGTAGCTCAAGCCGTGGCTAAAGCCCGTCACTTGGCTCTCATGCCATACGTAACCGACTCTTTAAAATAGATGATTGTTGAATTGTTGCTTGTTGATTGCTAAGTGACTGACTTCTCAGGACTCTTTTCAATCGACAATTCAACAGCTAACAATCAACAATTTAAATAATCATGGAAGTAATTCTGAAAGACGACGTAA is from Hymenobacter tibetensis and encodes:
- a CDS encoding c-type cytochrome encodes the protein MNSIRLRSFSHLFLALFLTFTAVGNSSAQDVGAAPAVSQEGVTPGSTDGATPAAAAAPAAGATPGAGGGDAAAIAAGDALFKGNCAQCHAVNDVVVGPALAGITKRRPVSWLIPWIKNSSKVVASGDEYAVKIFNQYQKQQMPSFQLSDQEITSILAWVTSQEGGGASATGGGTGVNKDNPATDTKLGEGGEGAAGAGQYADILLIVLVVVLIVLVVTLVIIANIMKDVLRGRKDLDGRDVEILEQRFDWSKLYKSSAIRIGAGVVFTLVLLYESVQGAMGIGLMQGYQPTQPIAFSHKLHAGEHQINCAYCHTSVYKSKSANIPSANICMNCHSQIKTESQEIKKIYRAIERKQPIQWVRVHNLPDLAYFNHSQHTQVGGIECQTCHGPIQNMEVVYQYSPLTMGWCINCHRETPLNTKGNGYYNNLVKLHDQANGAAPFTVSSNGGTECSKCHY
- the rpsR gene encoding 30S ribosomal protein S18 — translated: MSLANERIHKQDTRKKYCRFKKNGIKYVDYKDPNFLLKFVNEQGRILPRRITGTSLKFQRKVAQAVAKARHLALMPYVTDSLK
- the rpsF gene encoding 30S ribosomal protein S6, producing MEVRNYETVFILTPVLNEGQVQETVEKFSQVLKENGADIINTEAWGLKKLAYPIQKKNTGYYFLVEFTGSGNIVDTLELAFRRDERIIRFLTTVLDKHAVAYSQRRRNGEMNQQKAQKQSEAVAQ